One Oscillospiraceae bacterium genomic region harbors:
- a CDS encoding carbohydrate ABC transporter permease, whose product MASGLYSQHVNNKKMLYLRNTIIILVLVTLAVCCLFPLFYMIVNSFGPAVEAASSNRSVFPTSWSLDSYKAFFSFSEYSVKWLANTFVVSACQVLGNVVFASLAGYAFAKLKFKGKNFLFNLILIGMMIPYQVTQVPLYILIVNKFHLSNSYAALVLPGLVTSYNIFLTKQFFSSIPTSLLESAKLDGCSQPKIFTHIVLPLSKTILAVLSINTFLSSWNNFFWPFLVTSKEAMYTIQVGLKQFKFANTTLFGPMMAGATISALPMFILFFCLQKYFLEGVTVGAVKG is encoded by the coding sequence ATGGCAAGTGGTCTGTATTCCCAGCATGTCAACAACAAAAAGATGCTGTATCTGCGCAACACCATCATCATTCTGGTGCTGGTCACCCTGGCAGTGTGCTGCCTGTTCCCGCTGTTTTACATGATCGTCAACTCCTTCGGCCCTGCGGTCGAGGCTGCCTCCTCCAACCGCTCGGTGTTCCCGACGTCCTGGAGTCTGGATTCCTACAAGGCATTCTTCTCTTTCAGTGAGTACAGCGTCAAATGGCTGGCCAACACCTTTGTGGTGTCCGCCTGCCAGGTGCTGGGCAACGTCGTATTCGCCAGTCTGGCCGGTTATGCCTTTGCCAAGCTGAAGTTCAAGGGCAAGAACTTCCTGTTCAACCTGATTCTGATCGGCATGATGATCCCGTACCAGGTCACCCAGGTGCCCCTGTACATCCTGATCGTCAACAAGTTCCATCTGTCCAACTCCTACGCGGCGCTGGTGCTGCCGGGCCTGGTCACGTCGTATAACATCTTCCTGACCAAGCAGTTCTTCTCCAGCATCCCGACCTCGCTGCTGGAGAGTGCCAAGCTGGACGGCTGTAGCCAGCCCAAGATCTTTACCCATATCGTGCTGCCCCTGTCCAAGACCATTCTGGCGGTGCTGTCCATCAACACCTTCCTTTCCAGCTGGAACAACTTCTTCTGGCCCTTCCTGGTTACCTCCAAAGAGGCAATGTATACCATTCAGGTCGGCCTGAAGCAGTTCAAGTTTGCCAACACCACCCTGTTTGGCCCCATGATGGCCGGTGCCACCATCTCCGCTCTGCCCATGTTCATCCTGTTCTTCTGCCTGCAGAAGTACTTCCTCGAGGGCGTTACGGTCGGTGCTGTCAAGGGCTGA
- a CDS encoding GNAT family N-acetyltransferase — MIRNAAPADHAALLALWQANAPRQGYASRPDAEVDRLLFRHPYFSYEYTFVRAEQGRAVAFICGCVGNDIPHGRERGCFTCLAADPAWDTPETTVQLLDALEEAFRVAGKTTSAVTFFNPMHLPWVIPGSPGHEHNNMPGIATDLPLRERMLAHGYTETTQETAMYRTLTDYAIPPEIRALEHRTAAEGCTLALYDPNRHHGLDAMLQALDNPDWTVRVTAAARDGLCLPVALAGNTVAGFAGPVYPEPTGRGFFAGIGIAPQYQHRHLGKLLFFRLCAEEKRAGAVYMSLFTGVANPARRIYESAGFTSVRTFGVLLKTL; from the coding sequence ATGATACGTAATGCTGCCCCGGCGGACCACGCTGCCCTATTGGCCCTGTGGCAGGCAAACGCGCCCCGGCAGGGGTATGCGTCCCGCCCGGACGCTGAAGTGGACCGGCTGCTGTTCCGCCACCCGTATTTTTCCTATGAATATACCTTTGTAAGGGCAGAACAGGGGAGAGCGGTCGCCTTTATCTGCGGCTGTGTGGGAAACGACATCCCCCATGGGCGCGAGCGCGGCTGCTTCACCTGCCTTGCGGCAGACCCCGCCTGGGATACGCCCGAAACCACGGTGCAGTTGTTGGATGCGTTGGAAGAAGCTTTCCGTGTCGCGGGAAAAACCACCAGCGCCGTGACCTTCTTCAACCCCATGCACCTGCCCTGGGTCATTCCCGGCTCGCCGGGGCATGAACACAACAACATGCCCGGCATTGCCACCGACTTGCCCCTGCGTGAAAGAATGCTGGCCCACGGTTACACCGAAACCACCCAGGAAACTGCGATGTACCGAACTTTGACGGACTATGCGATTCCGCCGGAGATCCGCGCACTGGAACACCGCACAGCCGCCGAAGGCTGCACCCTCGCCCTGTATGACCCCAACCGCCACCACGGGCTGGACGCCATGCTGCAAGCGCTGGATAACCCGGACTGGACGGTCCGGGTCACAGCCGCCGCCCGCGACGGCCTCTGCCTGCCGGTGGCTTTGGCAGGGAACACGGTGGCCGGTTTCGCAGGCCCGGTTTACCCGGAGCCTACCGGCCGGGGCTTCTTTGCGGGCATCGGCATTGCGCCGCAGTACCAGCACCGCCACCTGGGCAAGCTGCTTTTCTTTCGCCTATGTGCGGAGGAAAAGCGCGCCGGGGCAGTCTATATGTCGCTGTTCACCGGCGTGGCCAACCCGGCACGCCGCATCTATGAAAGCGCTGGTTTCACCTCGGTGCGCACCTTTGGCGTACTGCTAAAAACGCTATGA
- a CDS encoding MATE family efflux transporter: protein MMYTNKQLLQLTLPLFAEQFLIVFVGVADTFMVSYAGEAAVSGVALVDTISFLITAVLGALCTGGAVVASQYLGSGDRQKVALTGRLLLGGALLIGLVILAGVELLGAPALRLIFGNVEADVMQSARDYFRIVGFSYPFLAVYSAITALYRSQGNSMISMVSSLVVNLINVAGNFWFIRIMGLGAGGAALATALSRGVVCLLLCALVAHSGMLHDPGTVTLADCRSLTGKMLRIGVPTGVESSLFSLGKLLVQQLYASLGTVALAANAAAGALSCIATLPGGAISLAMLPVIGQAIGAGKPDEARRLGRKLLAIAYVLMLGTNLLVYIFLPQLSGLYGLTAETTAVVHDLLLWHCIFASLFYPAGFCIPAALRAAGDVRYPMVISVASMLVFRVGLSFVFVRGFGLGVVSIWMAIFVDWGFRAVLFGLRFHSNIWQKKKLL from the coding sequence ATGATGTACACAAACAAACAGCTTTTACAGCTGACGCTCCCGCTTTTTGCGGAGCAATTCCTCATCGTCTTTGTCGGTGTGGCCGATACCTTTATGGTGTCCTACGCGGGCGAGGCCGCCGTCTCCGGCGTGGCGCTGGTGGATACCATCAGCTTCCTGATCACTGCCGTGCTGGGTGCTTTGTGCACCGGCGGCGCGGTGGTGGCCAGCCAGTACCTCGGCAGCGGCGACCGGCAAAAGGTCGCGCTGACAGGCCGCTTATTGCTGGGTGGTGCCCTGCTCATCGGACTTGTTATCTTAGCAGGTGTTGAGTTGCTGGGTGCCCCGGCCCTGCGGCTGATCTTCGGCAATGTGGAGGCAGACGTCATGCAAAGTGCCCGCGACTACTTCCGCATCGTGGGGTTCAGCTACCCGTTTTTGGCGGTGTACAGCGCTATTACCGCGCTCTACCGCAGCCAGGGCAACAGCATGATCTCGATGGTCTCCAGCCTGGTCGTCAACCTCATCAATGTGGCAGGTAACTTCTGGTTCATCCGCATTATGGGGCTGGGTGCAGGCGGTGCAGCGCTGGCAACGGCGCTCTCCCGCGGGGTGGTGTGTTTGCTGCTCTGCGCGCTGGTGGCCCACAGCGGCATGCTGCACGACCCCGGCACCGTAACGCTGGCGGATTGCCGCAGCCTGACCGGCAAGATGCTGCGTATCGGTGTGCCCACAGGCGTCGAAAGCTCGCTGTTCAGTTTGGGCAAGCTGCTGGTCCAGCAGCTCTACGCCTCGCTGGGCACAGTGGCGCTGGCGGCCAATGCCGCCGCAGGGGCGCTCTCCTGTATTGCCACGCTGCCGGGCGGTGCTATCAGTCTGGCCATGCTGCCCGTCATCGGGCAGGCCATCGGCGCGGGCAAGCCTGACGAAGCCCGCCGCTTGGGCCGCAAGCTGCTGGCCATTGCCTACGTGCTGATGCTGGGCACCAACCTTCTCGTTTACATCTTCCTGCCGCAGCTTTCGGGCCTGTATGGCCTGACCGCCGAGACCACCGCCGTGGTCCACGACCTGCTGCTGTGGCACTGCATTTTTGCCTCGCTGTTCTACCCGGCCGGGTTCTGCATCCCTGCGGCGCTGCGCGCTGCCGGAGATGTGCGCTACCCCATGGTCATCAGCGTGGCGTCGATGCTGGTCTTTCGCGTCGGGCTAAGCTTCGTCTTTGTGCGGGGCTTCGGCCTGGGTGTGGTCAGCATCTGGATGGCGATCTTCGTGGATTGGGGCTTTAGGGCCGTGCTGTTCGGCCTGCGCTTCCACTCCAATATCTGGCAAAAGAAAAAACTACTATAG
- the murQ gene encoding N-acetylmuramic acid 6-phosphate etherase, giving the protein MVELKRIPTEQRNEATAHIDRMSTLEMVRLINQEDHKVADAVGREAQHIARAVDIITGHMKQGGRLIYVGAGTSGRLGILDAVECPPTYSTEPELVQGLIAGGTPAIFRAVEGAEDDPNLGRKDLEEIHYTKQDVLVGIAASGRTPYVIGAMEYAKSLGGVTIGVTCCPGSEIDTLAEVGIAPMPGPEVVTGSTRMKSGTAQKMVLNMLSTCTMIRLGKVYGNLMVDVKPSNEKLIRRCVSIVCAAAECDEAAATAALEQCGYHPKIAIVMLLCGCTAEEAEKRLTEKDGYIARVVG; this is encoded by the coding sequence ATGGTTGAACTCAAACGAATCCCGACCGAGCAACGCAACGAAGCTACGGCCCATATCGACCGCATGTCCACGTTGGAGATGGTACGGCTGATCAATCAGGAGGATCACAAGGTGGCCGACGCTGTCGGCCGCGAGGCACAGCACATCGCTCGGGCCGTGGACATCATCACCGGCCATATGAAGCAGGGCGGACGGCTCATCTACGTGGGCGCCGGCACCTCCGGCCGGTTGGGAATCCTCGATGCTGTCGAGTGCCCGCCCACCTACTCCACCGAGCCGGAGCTGGTGCAGGGCCTCATCGCAGGCGGCACCCCGGCCATCTTCCGTGCCGTCGAAGGGGCCGAGGATGACCCCAATCTGGGCCGCAAGGATCTGGAAGAGATCCACTACACCAAACAGGATGTGCTGGTGGGCATCGCCGCCAGCGGCCGCACGCCCTATGTCATCGGCGCTATGGAGTACGCCAAGTCCCTGGGCGGTGTGACCATCGGTGTGACCTGCTGCCCCGGCAGCGAGATCGACACTCTGGCCGAGGTGGGCATCGCACCGATGCCCGGCCCCGAGGTCGTGACCGGCTCCACCCGCATGAAAAGCGGCACAGCCCAGAAAATGGTGCTGAACATGCTCTCCACCTGCACGATGATCCGCCTGGGCAAGGTGTACGGCAACCTGATGGTAGACGTCAAGCCCTCCAACGAGAAGCTGATCCGCCGCTGCGTGTCCATCGTCTGCGCGGCTGCCGAGTGCGACGAAGCCGCCGCTACCGCTGCGCTGGAGCAGTGCGGCTATCATCCCAAGATCGCCATCGTCATGCTGCTGTGCGGCTGCACCGCCGAGGAAGCCGAAAAACGCCTGACGGAAAAAGACGGCTATATCGCCCGGGTGGTGGGCTGA
- a CDS encoding DUF1343 domain-containing protein, with translation MPALRCGADRLGEYKHLFKDARVGLVTTPTGRTSDGRSTIAALQQAADLRVLLGPEHGVRGDGAAGAFIPQYTDAATGLPVFSLYGKDSKRLTPAMLETFDVLVYDIQDVGSRYYTFLSTLAYLIEDCAGSGKRLVVLDRPDPLGGEIIEGTTLRPGMENFVGCYPLPTRYALTIGEFAQMVNAEQHFGCDLTVVPCTGWQRGQSALAWGTPWIMPSPNIPNYETALLYVGTCLFEGTNVSEGRGTAAPFAVIGAPYIHDAEALAAAFNARGLPGICATPYYFTPTFSKHQGQLCGGVHLHVLDADAVRPLSAGLTLLELIRDTCPNDFALLPPYTEGGRPFISLLAGHRELERPDWTAAELIKAQAPDEAAFAARKAAYHLY, from the coding sequence ATGCCCGCCCTGCGCTGCGGTGCGGACAGGCTGGGAGAGTATAAACATCTGTTTAAAGATGCCCGCGTGGGTCTGGTCACTACGCCCACGGGCCGCACAAGTGACGGCCGCTCCACCATTGCCGCCTTGCAGCAGGCCGCTGACCTGCGTGTCCTGCTTGGCCCCGAACATGGTGTGCGGGGCGACGGCGCGGCAGGGGCGTTCATCCCCCAGTATACCGACGCCGCCACAGGCCTGCCGGTGTTCAGCCTCTATGGCAAAGACTCCAAGCGGCTGACCCCCGCCATGCTGGAAACTTTTGATGTGTTGGTGTATGATATACAGGATGTAGGCAGCCGGTACTACACCTTCCTCTCCACGCTGGCCTACCTCATCGAGGATTGCGCCGGGTCGGGCAAGCGGCTGGTGGTGCTGGACCGCCCCGACCCGCTGGGCGGAGAGATCATCGAGGGTACAACTTTGCGCCCCGGTATGGAGAACTTTGTGGGCTGCTATCCGCTCCCCACTCGCTACGCCCTGACCATCGGCGAGTTTGCCCAAATGGTCAACGCCGAGCAGCACTTTGGCTGCGACCTTACCGTCGTACCCTGCACCGGCTGGCAGCGCGGCCAAAGCGCCCTGGCCTGGGGCACGCCGTGGATTATGCCCAGCCCCAACATCCCCAACTACGAAACGGCTCTGCTCTACGTAGGCACCTGCCTGTTTGAGGGCACCAATGTCTCCGAGGGCCGCGGCACCGCCGCTCCCTTCGCCGTCATCGGTGCGCCCTATATCCATGATGCCGAGGCGCTGGCGGCGGCTTTTAACGCCCGCGGCCTGCCAGGTATCTGCGCTACGCCGTACTATTTTACCCCGACGTTCTCCAAACATCAGGGCCAATTGTGCGGCGGTGTGCACCTGCACGTGCTGGATGCCGATGCCGTGCGCCCGCTTTCGGCAGGCCTGACCCTGCTGGAACTCATCCGGGATACCTGCCCCAATGACTTCGCCCTGCTGCCCCCGTATACCGAGGGCGGCCGCCCCTTTATCAGCCTGCTGGCAGGCCATCGGGAACTGGAACGTCCGGACTGGACGGCGGCGGAGCTTATCAAAGCCCAGGCCCCGGACGAAGCCGCCTTTGCCGCCCGCAAAGCGGCCTACCACCTGTATTAA
- the nagZ gene encoding beta-N-acetylhexosaminidase, giving the protein MRTLQEMTLQEKLGQRLAAGFQGLEPPEEFLRLIKEYKVGNIILFRRNIQDGPQLKKLCATLRKVVEEETGVTPFITIDQEGGVVTRLPESEVNIPGAMAVAATGNPRNAYDMGLLTAQELRSCGVDFNLAPVMDINCNPDNPVIGVRSYGDTPERVAEYGSQMVRGLLDGGVYCSLKHFPGHGDTAVDSHLGLPCIDRSFDELMQRELKPFIAGIEAGAPAVMTTHILFPQIEPEHIPATMSRRIMTGLLREKLGFGGIIISDCMEMDAIKKFYGTVNGVLAAMKAGVDLVFVSQTPALAAEAMQNARRAAENGELDLAELDVSVQRMLEAKAQCAAMQPKTLGDEAACRARAEEVRAASITAVHLPQGGMPALGDNPLFLGCADYRSTIASNGESSGFTFPEEMRRHADKGTALVTDKDPGDAEIAEVVSQAAAHSCIVLGTYNGHILQGQLRLAKALAATGLPMILVALRNPYDLRNMPDHVAALAGWEYTRPLFDALWPVLNGTARPTGKLPLLTLTKAAE; this is encoded by the coding sequence ATGCGTACATTGCAAGAAATGACCCTGCAGGAAAAACTGGGCCAGCGATTGGCCGCGGGCTTTCAGGGATTAGAGCCGCCGGAAGAATTTCTGCGGCTTATCAAAGAATATAAGGTCGGCAACATCATCCTTTTCCGCCGCAATATCCAGGATGGCCCCCAGCTGAAAAAGCTCTGCGCCACCCTGCGCAAAGTGGTGGAGGAAGAAACCGGCGTGACGCCCTTTATCACCATCGACCAGGAGGGCGGCGTTGTCACCCGCCTGCCGGAGAGTGAGGTCAACATCCCCGGCGCCATGGCGGTAGCCGCCACCGGCAACCCCCGCAACGCCTACGATATGGGCCTGCTGACCGCCCAGGAACTGCGCAGCTGCGGCGTGGATTTCAATCTGGCCCCGGTCATGGACATCAACTGCAACCCGGACAACCCGGTCATCGGCGTGCGCAGCTACGGCGATACGCCGGAGCGTGTGGCCGAATACGGCAGCCAGATGGTCCGCGGCCTGCTGGACGGCGGCGTCTACTGCTCGCTCAAGCATTTCCCCGGCCATGGCGATACGGCGGTGGACTCCCACCTTGGCCTGCCCTGCATCGACCGCAGCTTTGACGAGCTGATGCAGCGGGAACTGAAACCGTTTATTGCGGGCATCGAAGCCGGTGCACCCGCCGTGATGACCACCCACATCCTCTTTCCGCAGATCGAGCCGGAGCACATCCCCGCTACCATGTCCCGCCGCATCATGACGGGCCTCCTGCGGGAAAAGCTGGGCTTTGGCGGCATCATCATTTCCGACTGCATGGAGATGGACGCCATCAAAAAGTTCTACGGTACGGTCAACGGCGTGCTGGCTGCCATGAAAGCCGGTGTCGACCTGGTGTTCGTCTCCCAGACACCCGCCCTGGCCGCCGAAGCAATGCAAAATGCCCGCCGTGCCGCCGAAAACGGCGAGCTGGACCTGGCCGAACTGGACGTCAGCGTGCAGCGCATGCTGGAGGCCAAGGCCCAGTGCGCTGCCATGCAGCCCAAAACGCTGGGCGATGAAGCCGCTTGCCGCGCCCGCGCCGAGGAAGTGCGCGCCGCGTCCATCACCGCCGTACACCTGCCCCAGGGCGGCATGCCTGCCCTGGGTGACAACCCCTTGTTCCTGGGCTGCGCCGACTACCGCAGCACCATTGCCTCCAACGGCGAATCCAGCGGCTTCACTTTTCCCGAAGAAATGCGCCGCCACGCGGACAAAGGCACCGCGCTGGTTACCGACAAAGACCCCGGCGACGCTGAAATTGCCGAGGTCGTATCCCAGGCTGCGGCTCACAGCTGCATCGTGCTGGGCACCTACAACGGTCACATCCTGCAAGGCCAGCTGCGCCTGGCTAAGGCTCTGGCCGCCACCGGCCTGCCGATGATCTTAGTTGCGCTGCGCAACCCCTACGATTTGCGCAACATGCCCGACCATGTGGCCGCGTTGGCCGGGTGGGAGTACACCCGCCCGCTGTTTGACGCCCTGTGGCCGGTGCTGAACGGCACCGCTCGGCCCACGGGCAAACTGCCGCTGCTTACCCTGACAAAGGCGGCGGAATAA
- a CDS encoding esterase family protein produces MAHLQIEQRLETLGGQSIFHVVLPEAGDLHEAPVIYLLHGAGDNGTGWLRYTAAERYATEKGLVLIIPGVGNSWYTDMASGVQAFTCVTQELPAVCRRMFGLTQQREKTHVIGLSMGGYAALKLALTNPYSYTTCTALSAAVRPEQVVKSSDWPLPPVAARAVFGPGIDHGELPPQADLWQLAASADPAALPAIRMVCGEQDALLPANREFHALLQSKGIAHTFETAPGAHTWPFWDAQLKRVLDQIFP; encoded by the coding sequence ATGGCACACCTGCAAATTGAGCAGCGGCTCGAAACACTGGGCGGGCAAAGCATCTTCCACGTCGTCCTGCCCGAGGCCGGCGACCTGCACGAAGCCCCGGTCATCTATCTGCTCCACGGGGCAGGGGACAACGGCACAGGCTGGCTGCGCTACACCGCCGCCGAGCGCTACGCCACCGAGAAGGGCTTGGTCCTCATCATCCCCGGCGTAGGCAACAGCTGGTACACGGATATGGCCAGCGGTGTACAGGCGTTTACCTGCGTCACGCAGGAATTGCCCGCCGTCTGCCGCCGTATGTTTGGCCTGACGCAGCAGCGTGAAAAAACGCATGTCATCGGCCTTTCCATGGGTGGTTATGCGGCGCTGAAACTAGCGCTGACCAATCCGTATAGTTATACGACCTGTACTGCACTTTCTGCTGCGGTCCGCCCGGAGCAGGTAGTCAAAAGCTCCGATTGGCCCTTGCCGCCTGTCGCTGCCCGCGCGGTGTTCGGCCCCGGCATTGACCACGGCGAACTGCCGCCCCAGGCCGACCTGTGGCAGCTGGCCGCCAGTGCCGACCCTGCCGCCCTGCCTGCCATCCGCATGGTCTGCGGCGAACAGGACGCCCTGCTGCCCGCCAACCGGGAATTCCACGCGCTGCTGCAAAGCAAAGGCATCGCCCACACGTTTGAAACAGCCCCCGGTGCCCACACCTGGCCGTTTTGGGATGCCCAGCTCAAACGCGTCCTTGACCAGATCTTCCCATAA
- a CDS encoding MurR/RpiR family transcriptional regulator: MTNVEVRVRSSYSALSPTCQKAADYLLAHTRELYSIPIAELARQSGVSSAAWVRLCKEIGYTGLKDMRQQLYLQYSAEPQVEVDPTVHFSDLREGKSAQEILQNVTAASLQALQRTSKLMDPAAYQTASDWLLQSKSIKLFGMGASGLVASDLCDKLLRIGKNAIFNFNSHVQLSYSATLTKDDTAVFISNTGKTQEILQALEAVQASGCHTIGITHYSKSPLSAGCKLLLYTSSKEVYVRSGAMSSRLAQLMVVDALFTVLASQDYAAIQGTLESSYQICMSHRVDHR; this comes from the coding sequence ATGACTAATGTAGAAGTACGGGTGCGCAGCAGCTACAGCGCACTGAGCCCCACCTGCCAGAAGGCGGCCGATTATCTGCTGGCCCACACGCGGGAGCTGTACAGCATCCCCATTGCCGAGTTGGCGCGGCAATCCGGCGTAAGCTCGGCGGCCTGGGTGCGGCTGTGCAAGGAGATCGGCTACACCGGGTTGAAGGACATGCGCCAGCAGCTCTACCTGCAATACAGCGCTGAGCCCCAGGTGGAAGTGGACCCGACCGTACATTTTTCTGACCTGCGAGAGGGCAAAAGCGCCCAGGAAATTTTGCAGAACGTGACGGCGGCCAGTTTGCAGGCGCTGCAGCGGACCTCCAAGCTGATGGACCCCGCCGCCTACCAGACGGCCTCAGATTGGCTGCTGCAATCCAAATCCATCAAGCTGTTTGGCATGGGGGCCTCTGGGCTGGTGGCCTCGGACCTGTGCGACAAGCTGCTGCGCATTGGCAAAAACGCCATTTTCAACTTTAACAGCCATGTGCAGCTAAGCTACAGTGCTACGCTGACAAAGGACGATACAGCGGTGTTTATTTCCAACACCGGCAAGACGCAGGAGATCTTGCAGGCATTGGAGGCCGTGCAGGCCAGCGGGTGCCATACCATTGGCATTACCCATTACAGCAAGTCCCCGCTGAGTGCGGGGTGCAAGCTGCTGCTGTACACATCGTCGAAAGAAGTGTATGTGCGCAGCGGCGCGATGAGCAGCCGGCTGGCGCAGCTGATGGTGGTGGATGCGCTGTTCACCGTGCTGGCCAGCCAGGATTACGCGGCGATACAGGGCACGCTGGAGAGCAGCTACCAGATTTGTATGTCGCACAGGGTGGATCATCGGTAA
- a CDS encoding anhydro-N-acetylmuramic acid kinase, with amino-acid sequence MELSFLQKDACIAIGLMSGTSADGIDAAVVELRGCGTDTRVRQLGFITLPFSDEARQKILQVAGGAPLDSREICLLNFYLGGLSADACLEACRAAGIQPGDVDFVGSHGQTIWHEPAGADYLGRKVRATLQIGEPSLIAERLGCPVVSDFRVRDMAAGGLGAPLVPYTEYLLYREEHRTVALQNIGGIGNITVLPAGGALADTLAFDTGPGNMVIDALAARVTNGALRYDDGGKLARQGQVSAELLRYLVDSDDYLRLAPPKTTGREHYSAAFVDALWRKGEELGLTGYDKIATATAFTAESICLAVEHHCPQKPERLIVGGGGSHNPVLMELLQAGLPGCEVVTNEALGLDSDAKEAVAFAILANEMLHGRCNNAPSATGAAHPVVMGKLSL; translated from the coding sequence ATGGAACTTTCTTTTTTGCAAAAGGATGCCTGTATCGCCATTGGGCTGATGAGCGGCACCAGCGCCGACGGCATTGACGCCGCCGTGGTGGAGCTGCGCGGCTGCGGCACCGATACCAGGGTGCGGCAGCTGGGGTTCATCACGCTGCCGTTCAGCGATGAGGCGCGGCAAAAAATTTTGCAGGTGGCGGGCGGTGCACCGCTGGACAGCCGGGAGATCTGCCTGCTGAACTTTTACCTGGGTGGCCTGTCCGCCGATGCCTGCCTGGAAGCCTGCCGCGCGGCGGGTATCCAGCCCGGCGACGTGGACTTTGTGGGCAGCCATGGGCAGACCATCTGGCACGAGCCTGCGGGCGCAGACTACCTGGGCCGCAAGGTGCGGGCCACGCTGCAAATTGGCGAGCCAAGCCTGATCGCCGAGCGGCTGGGCTGCCCGGTGGTGAGTGACTTCCGCGTGCGGGACATGGCCGCCGGCGGGCTGGGTGCGCCCCTTGTCCCCTACACCGAGTACCTTTTATACCGCGAGGAGCACCGCACCGTGGCGCTGCAAAACATTGGCGGCATTGGCAACATTACCGTGCTGCCTGCGGGCGGTGCGCTGGCGGACACGCTGGCTTTTGACACCGGCCCGGGCAACATGGTCATTGATGCACTGGCCGCGCGGGTAACGAACGGCGCGCTGCGCTACGACGACGGCGGCAAGCTGGCACGGCAGGGACAGGTCAGTGCCGAACTGCTGCGGTATTTAGTGGACAGCGACGATTACCTGCGGCTGGCCCCGCCCAAGACTACCGGCCGTGAGCATTACAGCGCCGCCTTTGTGGATGCGCTGTGGCGCAAGGGCGAGGAGTTGGGGCTGACCGGGTACGATAAGATCGCCACGGCCACGGCCTTTACCGCCGAGAGCATCTGCCTGGCGGTGGAGCACCACTGCCCGCAGAAGCCGGAGCGGTTGATCGTGGGCGGCGGCGGAAGCCACAACCCTGTATTGATGGAACTGCTGCAGGCGGGCCTGCCCGGCTGCGAAGTGGTGACCAACGAGGCCCTGGGCCTGGACAGCGACGCCAAGGAGGCCGTTGCCTTTGCGATTTTGGCCAACGAGATGCTGCACGGCCGCTGCAACAACGCCCCCAGCGCCACCGGCGCGGCCCACCCTGTTGTGATGGGCAAGCTGAGCCTGTAA
- a CDS encoding ATPase, which yields MQTQYYAGWDGGGTKTLCRVLYQDGTAPQPFTAGALNPNGTVAGQCEATVADLLRNMAALPGGLDACRMLCIGAAGISNPATRVHLQNALQAGGYHGPVTFTGDQQTALYGALGGPGGIVLIAGTGSICYGQSTDGREARSGGWGSLMDDEGGGFALGRDALAAVVRAEDGRIAPTVLHDAVFKALQVGTVRELIGKIYAPGFGKREVAALAPLVGAAAEQGDAAALQIVEKAGRELALLVRPVAEKLGLQSARIAFAGSVLQKCAPVRSAAQAQLQTLLPQLTLAEPQGDAAAGAVLLARCKAEE from the coding sequence ATGCAAACACAGTATTACGCCGGGTGGGACGGCGGCGGCACCAAGACCCTTTGCCGCGTTTTGTATCAGGATGGCACCGCGCCGCAGCCCTTTACCGCCGGTGCGCTCAACCCCAATGGCACCGTGGCGGGTCAGTGCGAGGCCACCGTGGCCGACCTGCTGCGCAATATGGCCGCGCTGCCGGGCGGGCTGGACGCCTGCCGCATGCTGTGCATCGGCGCGGCGGGCATCAGCAACCCGGCCACCCGGGTCCACCTGCAAAATGCCCTGCAGGCAGGCGGCTACCACGGCCCGGTCACCTTCACCGGCGACCAGCAGACCGCCCTGTACGGGGCCCTCGGCGGGCCGGGCGGCATCGTGCTCATCGCGGGCACCGGCTCCATCTGCTACGGCCAAAGCACCGATGGCCGCGAAGCCCGCAGCGGCGGCTGGGGCAGCCTGATGGACGACGAGGGCGGCGGCTTCGCCCTGGGCCGGGACGCCCTGGCGGCGGTCGTTCGTGCCGAGGATGGCCGCATTGCCCCCACCGTGCTGCACGATGCAGTGTTCAAGGCGCTGCAGGTCGGCACCGTCCGGGAACTGATCGGCAAGATCTACGCACCGGGTTTCGGCAAGCGGGAGGTGGCCGCACTGGCCCCGCTGGTGGGGGCCGCCGCCGAACAGGGCGACGCCGCCGCCCTGCAAATTGTGGAAAAGGCAGGCCGCGAGCTGGCCCTGCTGGTGCGCCCGGTGGCCGAAAAGCTGGGGCTGCAATCGGCGCGTATCGCTTTTGCGGGCAGCGTGCTGCAAAAGTGCGCCCCGGTGCGCAGCGCCGCCCAAGCGCAGCTGCAAACCCTGCTGCCGCAGCTCACCCTGGCCGAGCCGCAGGGCGACGCCGCTGCCGGTGCCGTGTTGCTGGCACGTTGCAAGGCAGAAGAATAA